The Phoenix dactylifera cultivar Barhee BC4 chromosome 17, palm_55x_up_171113_PBpolish2nd_filt_p, whole genome shotgun sequence genome contains a region encoding:
- the LOC103718266 gene encoding transcription factor MYB30: protein MVRAPCCEKMGLKKGPWTPEEDRILVSYIQRYGHGNWRALPRQAGLLRCGKSCRLRWTNYLRPDIKRGNFTKEEEEIIINLHEMLGNRWSAIAAQLHGRTDNEIKNVWHTHLKKRVSPNQLVQNSNRKRKAGQGDAMAGMEFGPAKLQAIAMVPDGKPGKPSPVPVSPSPSQSCSDISSSATTNSSAIIGEIGIKEECTDSSAELPEMDDSFWSEALSIENCDAPMDYNMIAGPPPNSLSDAFSTFSPSNYNDDDMNFWLKLLMEAGDFQELPEIWQA, encoded by the exons ATGGTGAGAGCTCCATGCTGCGAGAAGATGGGTCTGAAGAAGGGCCCCTGGACTCCGGAAGAAGACCGGATTCTGGTCTCCTACATCCAGAGATACGGCCATGGCAACTGGCGCGCTCTCCCCAGGCAAGCTG GTCTATTGAGGTGTGGGAAGAGTTGCAGGCTCCGATGGACGAACTACCTCCGACCAGACATTAAGCGAGGGAACttcaccaaggaagaagaagagattatCATCAACCTGCATGAAATGCTTGGAAATAG ATGGTCTGCGATCGCAGCGCAGCTGCATGGACGAACAGACAATGAGATCAAGAATGTGTGGCACACCCACTTGAAGAAGCGAGTGAGTCCGAACCAGTTGGTCCAAAATTCCAACAGGAAGCGAAAGGCCGGCCAAGGTGATGCCATGGCTGGGATGGAATTCGGACCCGCCAAGTTGCAAGCGATTGCCATGGTGCCCGACGGGAAGCCAGGAAAGCCGAGCCCTGTGCCCGTGTCCCCATCCCCATCGCAGTCTTGCAGCGACATCTCCTCCTCAGCCACCACCAATTCATCCGCCATCATAGGAGAAATCGGCATCAAAGAAGAGTGCACGGATTCTTCGGCTGAACTCCCGGAAATGGACGACAGTTTCTGGTCGGAGGCATTATCAATTGAGAACTGTGACGCGCCCATGGATTACAACATGATAGCCGGTCCTCCTCCTAATTCTCTTAGTGATGCCTTCTCCACGTTCAGTCCGTCCAATTACAATGATGATGACATGAATTTTTGGTTGAAGCTCTTAATGGAAGCAGGAGATTTTCAGGAATTGCCTGAGATCTGGCAAGCATGA